Proteins co-encoded in one Azospirillum brasilense genomic window:
- a CDS encoding TetR/AcrR family transcriptional regulator: MGRLDNSARRAAIIDAALPLFARKGFATTTTKEIAQAAGVSEALIFKHFPSKAALYEAIFRSCVDGDEDLAKLLAMPPSTETLAAYVQAMVSCYASELPSDRDIMLPRFRLYFMSLLEDGEFAHMVRRWMSEHIAPPFVASLRAARDAGDLIPSAPVTENAFWLSEMLGSTLATVHLPPTPLVPSLAEPRRTVRDAVAFILRGLGLKEEAVALYTSSLHCTQSTEPEPTRSREADRDE, from the coding sequence ATGGGACGGTTGGACAACTCGGCCCGGCGCGCGGCGATCATCGACGCGGCCCTTCCGCTGTTCGCGCGCAAGGGCTTCGCCACCACCACGACCAAGGAGATCGCGCAGGCCGCCGGCGTGTCGGAGGCGCTGATCTTCAAGCATTTCCCCAGCAAGGCCGCCCTCTACGAGGCGATCTTCCGCTCCTGCGTGGACGGGGACGAGGATCTGGCGAAGCTGCTGGCGATGCCGCCCAGCACGGAGACGCTCGCCGCCTACGTCCAGGCGATGGTGAGCTGCTACGCCAGCGAGCTGCCGAGCGACCGCGACATCATGCTCCCCCGCTTCCGGCTCTATTTCATGAGCCTGCTGGAGGACGGGGAGTTCGCCCATATGGTGCGCCGCTGGATGTCGGAGCACATCGCGCCGCCCTTCGTGGCGTCGCTGCGCGCCGCCCGCGACGCCGGCGACCTCATCCCCTCGGCCCCGGTGACGGAAAACGCCTTCTGGCTGTCCGAAATGCTGGGCTCGACCCTGGCGACCGTTCACCTGCCGCCGACGCCGCTCGTCCCTTCCCTGGCCGAGCCGCGGCGCACCGTTCGCGACGCGGTCGCCTTCATCCTCCGCGGCCTCGGCCTGAAGGAGGAGGCGGTCGCCCTTTACACGTCATCATTGCATTGCACCCAATCAACAGAACCAGAACCGACCCGTTCGAGAGAGGCTGATCGTGACGAGTGA
- a CDS encoding multicopper oxidase family protein, with translation MTILQTRRRFLESAASVAALGGLSALIPAAVRPARAEAPLRLAVERRVLEVMGKPASVFGIRQPDGTSGLFLDPGQRFRVDLANRAGEDAVIHWHGMTPPYAQDGVADANRPLIRDGASQDYDFEPRPGTHWMHSHHGLQEQRLMAAPLIVRTAEDRRADAQEVTVLLHDFTFKDPAQVLAGLTGGTMNHGGMDHGGGHDGGHGGGHGGGHGGHGGAMPMMDHANMTGMGGMPMAAMDLNDVEYDAYLANDRTLDDPEVVRVERGGRVRLRLINGATSTAFHIDLGALDGTVVAADGNPVQPVTGRRFGMVMGQRLDILVQLPAGGGAFPILAQREGERQRTGVILATPGAPVGKTAVLADGAAGPVDLSLERRLTALDPLSQRPVGAAFTIRLTGGMAPYAWTIDDRPFGEHRPLTVRKGQRVSITMVNESPMAHPMHLHGQHFQVTALNGTALAGAVRDTVLVPMNGSATIAFDADNPGRWPLHCHNLLHMATGMMTELVCEQTI, from the coding sequence ATGACGATTCTTCAAACCCGCCGCCGTTTCCTGGAGTCCGCGGCGTCGGTCGCCGCGCTGGGCGGCCTGTCCGCCCTCATCCCCGCGGCCGTGCGCCCGGCGCGGGCCGAGGCTCCCCTCCGACTAGCCGTCGAGCGGAGGGTGCTGGAGGTGATGGGCAAGCCCGCCTCCGTCTTCGGCATTCGCCAGCCGGACGGCACCTCCGGCCTGTTCCTCGATCCGGGGCAGCGCTTCCGGGTCGATCTGGCGAACCGGGCGGGGGAGGACGCGGTCATCCACTGGCACGGCATGACCCCGCCCTACGCCCAGGACGGCGTGGCCGACGCGAACCGCCCGCTGATCCGCGACGGCGCCAGCCAGGACTACGACTTCGAGCCGCGGCCCGGCACCCACTGGATGCACTCGCACCACGGCCTTCAGGAGCAGCGGCTGATGGCGGCCCCGCTGATCGTCCGCACCGCCGAAGACCGGCGCGCGGACGCGCAGGAGGTCACCGTGCTGCTGCACGATTTCACCTTCAAGGACCCTGCCCAGGTGCTCGCCGGGCTGACCGGCGGCACCATGAATCATGGCGGGATGGATCACGGCGGCGGTCACGATGGCGGGCATGGCGGGGGACATGGAGGCGGCCACGGCGGCCATGGCGGCGCCATGCCGATGATGGACCACGCGAACATGACGGGCATGGGCGGCATGCCCATGGCCGCCATGGACCTCAACGACGTGGAGTACGACGCCTACCTCGCCAACGACCGCACGCTCGACGACCCGGAGGTGGTGCGGGTGGAGCGCGGCGGGCGGGTCCGGCTGCGGCTGATCAACGGGGCGACCTCGACGGCCTTCCACATCGACCTCGGCGCCCTCGACGGCACGGTGGTCGCGGCGGACGGCAACCCGGTCCAGCCGGTGACCGGGCGGCGCTTCGGCATGGTCATGGGCCAGCGGCTGGACATCCTCGTCCAGCTTCCCGCCGGGGGCGGCGCCTTCCCCATCCTGGCGCAGCGGGAGGGCGAACGCCAGCGCACCGGCGTCATCCTCGCCACCCCCGGCGCGCCGGTGGGCAAGACCGCCGTCCTCGCGGACGGCGCCGCCGGACCGGTGGACCTGTCGCTGGAGCGGCGGCTGACGGCGCTCGACCCCCTGTCGCAGCGCCCGGTGGGCGCGGCCTTCACCATCCGGCTGACCGGCGGCATGGCCCCCTATGCCTGGACCATCGACGACCGCCCCTTCGGCGAGCACCGGCCGCTGACCGTCCGCAAGGGGCAGCGGGTGAGCATCACCATGGTCAACGAAAGCCCGATGGCGCACCCGATGCATCTGCACGGCCAGCATTTCCAGGTGACCGCGCTCAACGGGACGGCACTGGCCGGGGCGGTGCGCGACACGGTGCTGGTGCCGATGAACGGGTCCGCCACCATCGCCTTCGACGCCGACAATCCGGGGCGCTGGCCGTTGCACTGCCACAATCTTTTGCACATGGCGACGGGGATGATGACCGAACTGGTGTGTGAACAAACCATATGA
- a CDS encoding polysaccharide pyruvyl transferase family protein, translating to MDTWCYDGGAGGRSAAGSGGGSAGGAAGAADLWLDPDLAALEALSLRVRDLVLPHLGSGPAVYADIPVHLNVGDLLINQAAETLFTDGGVEIRERVTLGNARRLLRRQRDGQAAILLHGGGNFGDLYPHHETFRQKVLESFPSSRVVLLPQTVYYRDRDRLRHDMKRWAAHRNLVFMARDAPSLDLVRPFLGERAIQVPDLAHYLTRYPTRLTPVRPAHDTTLLVMARRDQECAGRHWLRQDSPVFDWEDLCGPEDFAGFALAARLIRLDDAVPLPADPLRGWYPIRDRLVRKAVAHFGAANAVVTNRLHGMLLALMMGLPVQVRDNSYGKLTNYIDSWLADWKR from the coding sequence ATGGATACGTGGTGTTATGACGGCGGTGCCGGGGGGCGCTCGGCCGCCGGGTCTGGTGGCGGGTCCGCCGGCGGTGCCGCCGGTGCGGCGGACCTGTGGCTGGACCCGGATCTTGCGGCCCTGGAGGCGCTGTCGCTGCGGGTGCGGGACCTGGTGCTTCCGCATCTGGGCAGCGGGCCGGCCGTCTATGCGGACATTCCGGTCCATCTCAATGTCGGGGACCTGCTGATCAACCAGGCGGCGGAAACCCTCTTCACCGACGGCGGGGTGGAGATCCGCGAGCGGGTGACGCTGGGCAACGCCCGGCGCCTGCTGCGCCGCCAGCGCGACGGGCAGGCAGCGATCCTGCTGCACGGCGGCGGCAATTTCGGCGACCTCTACCCCCATCACGAGACGTTCCGGCAGAAGGTGCTGGAGAGCTTTCCGTCCAGCCGCGTCGTTCTGCTGCCGCAGACCGTCTACTACCGCGACCGCGACCGGCTGCGCCATGACATGAAGCGCTGGGCGGCCCACCGCAATCTGGTCTTCATGGCGCGCGACGCGCCGTCGCTCGATCTGGTGCGGCCCTTTCTCGGGGAGCGGGCGATCCAGGTGCCGGACCTCGCCCACTACCTGACGCGCTACCCGACGCGGCTGACGCCTGTGCGCCCGGCCCACGACACGACCCTGCTCGTCATGGCCCGGCGCGACCAGGAATGCGCGGGGCGCCACTGGCTGCGCCAGGACTCGCCGGTCTTCGACTGGGAGGATCTGTGCGGGCCGGAGGATTTCGCCGGCTTCGCGCTGGCCGCCCGGCTGATCCGGCTGGACGACGCGGTGCCGTTGCCCGCCGACCCGCTGCGCGGCTGGTACCCCATCCGCGACCGGCTGGTCCGCAAGGCCGTCGCGCATTTCGGCGCGGCCAACGCCGTGGTCACCAACCGCCTGCACGGGATGCTGCTCGCCCTGATGATGGGGTTGCCGGTGCAGGTGCGCGACAACTCCTACGGCAAGCTGACCAACTACATCGACAGCTGGCTCGCCGATTGGAAACGCTGA
- a CDS encoding ABC transporter permease, with protein MGFAALLALPLAVVALTIAGVLVALLARLPPGDLRAALTSVETLFALRLSALTSVAALGIALVLGMPAAYLMARRRFPGKLLLDTLLDVPLVMPPLVAGLGLLFLLGRNGPFPELGMELLFSPAGVVVALAFVSTAVVVRTATAAFRSVDRSCAIAAQSLGASPWTVFWRVELPLAARGIAAGAVLAWARALGEFGATLMVAGATRMKTETLPMAVFLNIATGETGIAVACAILLLAAALLMLVAMRLLGARRDGRLRNEQLSRGSAAGCGPA; from the coding sequence ATGGGCTTTGCCGCCCTCCTCGCCCTGCCGCTCGCCGTCGTCGCGCTGACGATCGCGGGCGTGCTGGTCGCCTTGCTGGCCCGCCTGCCCCCGGGCGACCTCCGGGCCGCACTGACCAGCGTGGAAACGCTGTTCGCGCTGCGGCTGTCGGCGCTGACCTCCGTCGCGGCGCTGGGGATCGCGCTGGTCCTCGGCATGCCGGCGGCCTACCTGATGGCGCGGCGGCGTTTTCCGGGGAAGCTCCTGCTCGACACGCTGCTCGACGTGCCGCTGGTCATGCCGCCGCTGGTCGCCGGGCTGGGTCTGCTGTTCCTGCTCGGGCGCAACGGGCCATTCCCGGAGCTGGGAATGGAGTTGCTGTTCTCTCCCGCGGGTGTGGTGGTGGCTTTGGCCTTCGTGTCCACGGCGGTCGTGGTGCGCACCGCCACGGCCGCTTTCCGGTCCGTCGACCGGAGCTGCGCCATCGCGGCGCAGTCGCTGGGCGCCTCCCCCTGGACCGTGTTCTGGCGGGTGGAGCTGCCGCTGGCCGCCAGGGGCATCGCGGCGGGGGCCGTGCTGGCCTGGGCGCGGGCGCTGGGCGAGTTCGGCGCCACGCTGATGGTCGCCGGGGCCACCCGCATGAAGACCGAAACGCTGCCCATGGCCGTCTTCCTCAACATCGCCACCGGGGAGACCGGCATCGCCGTGGCCTGCGCCATCCTGCTGCTGGCGGCCGCTTTGCTGATGCTGGTGGCGATGCGGCTGCTCGGCGCGCGACGGGACGGCCGGCTACGGAACGAACAGCTCAGCCGCGGGTCCGCAGCCGGTTGCGGACCCGCTTGA
- the modA gene encoding molybdate ABC transporter substrate-binding protein, whose protein sequence is MRLTALALAFGLLALQTAAQTAAAAQDLHAYVGAGLRPPVEALIEAFRKETGITVTAEYGGSGQLLARFDETRAGDLFIPGTTFYTDKLKELDAVADLKVLVVHGPVLAVAPGKAEAIRSVADLAKPGVRVGLGDPQAMALGRTAEDILNKSGQGEAIRRNVTVRAATVKQLALYVLDGNVDAAIIGASEAAQNPGKLSVIAIPPEWYEAEYAPVAVLKTSAAPDAAKRFADFLASDAGLATFQRFGFPPAPKM, encoded by the coding sequence ATGCGTTTGACAGCCCTCGCCCTCGCCTTCGGGCTGCTGGCTCTCCAGACCGCCGCCCAGACCGCCGCGGCGGCCCAGGACCTCCACGCCTATGTCGGCGCCGGCCTCCGCCCGCCGGTTGAGGCGCTGATCGAGGCGTTCCGCAAGGAGACGGGAATCACCGTGACGGCCGAATACGGCGGGTCGGGCCAGCTTCTCGCCCGCTTCGACGAGACGAGGGCCGGCGACCTGTTCATCCCCGGCACGACCTTCTACACCGACAAGCTGAAGGAACTGGATGCCGTCGCCGACCTCAAGGTGCTGGTGGTGCACGGCCCGGTGCTGGCGGTGGCGCCGGGCAAGGCCGAGGCGATCCGCAGCGTCGCCGACCTCGCCAAGCCGGGCGTCCGCGTCGGGCTGGGCGACCCGCAGGCGATGGCGCTGGGCCGCACGGCGGAGGACATCCTGAACAAGTCCGGCCAGGGCGAGGCGATCCGCCGCAACGTCACCGTCCGCGCCGCGACCGTGAAGCAGCTCGCCCTCTATGTGCTGGACGGCAACGTGGACGCCGCCATCATCGGCGCGTCGGAGGCGGCGCAGAACCCGGGCAAGCTGTCCGTCATCGCCATTCCGCCAGAGTGGTACGAGGCCGAATACGCCCCCGTCGCCGTGCTGAAGACCAGCGCCGCGCCGGACGCCGCCAAGCGCTTCGCGGATTTCCTGGCCTCGGACGCCGGCCTCGCCACCTTCCAGCGCTTCGGCTTCCCGCCCGCCCCGAAGATGTGA
- a CDS encoding tagaturonate reductase, with amino-acid sequence MPLLSRESLAAGAFDVAHTAGAPRLPVTVLQIGDGNFLRGFVDWMVDVANGAGLMSAGVAVAQPLDQGVAGLLNAQEGLYTVLLRGIEQGKEVESRRVVSCVSDALNPYAAWDRMLALATAPALRFLVSNTTEAGIADVAEPYTPGACQQSFPAKVAALLHARFTALGGTPESGLVLLPCELIEANGAKLKRIVLAHAKRWGLESGFAAWVEAHNHFLNTLVDRIVPGHPRDEAAALAAAWGYEDPLAVAGEPFHVWVIEGPAALAEEFPLHKAGLNVVWTDDLQPYRTRKVRILNGAHTASALAAFVAGVDTVKGMMDDATLSAYLNTVMFGEIVPFVPLPDAERQDYARTIMERFGNPYIRHELIAISLNSVSKWQVRVLPSLKDYAAAHGEAPDGLSFSLAALLRFYKGTRTADGACTGNRDAGPYPIRDDAAVLTALSGAWAAHGGVPAALVDAVLSNAALWGEDLTRIPGLAHRTAAHLAVIEERGMRGALEALVS; translated from the coding sequence ATGCCTCTTCTCTCCCGTGAATCGCTCGCCGCCGGCGCCTTCGATGTGGCGCACACGGCGGGCGCCCCGCGCCTGCCCGTCACCGTCCTTCAGATCGGCGACGGCAACTTCCTGCGCGGCTTCGTCGATTGGATGGTGGACGTCGCCAACGGCGCCGGGCTGATGAGCGCCGGGGTCGCCGTCGCCCAGCCGCTGGACCAGGGCGTCGCCGGCCTGCTGAACGCGCAGGAGGGGCTCTACACCGTTCTGCTGCGCGGCATCGAGCAAGGCAAGGAGGTCGAATCCCGCCGGGTGGTGAGCTGCGTGTCCGACGCGCTGAACCCCTACGCCGCGTGGGACCGCATGCTGGCGCTCGCCACCGCACCGGCGCTGCGCTTCCTGGTGTCCAACACGACGGAGGCCGGCATTGCCGACGTGGCGGAGCCCTACACCCCCGGCGCCTGCCAGCAGAGCTTCCCGGCCAAGGTCGCGGCGCTGCTGCACGCCCGCTTCACCGCGCTGGGCGGCACGCCGGAGAGCGGCCTCGTCCTGCTGCCCTGCGAGCTGATCGAGGCCAACGGCGCCAAGCTGAAGCGGATCGTTCTGGCCCACGCCAAGCGCTGGGGCCTGGAATCCGGCTTCGCCGCCTGGGTCGAGGCGCACAACCACTTCCTGAACACGCTGGTCGACCGCATCGTACCCGGCCACCCGCGCGACGAGGCCGCGGCGCTCGCCGCCGCATGGGGCTATGAGGACCCGCTGGCCGTGGCCGGCGAGCCCTTCCACGTCTGGGTCATCGAAGGCCCGGCGGCCCTGGCCGAGGAGTTCCCGCTGCACAAGGCCGGGCTGAACGTGGTCTGGACCGACGACCTGCAGCCCTACCGCACGCGCAAGGTGCGCATCCTCAACGGCGCCCACACCGCCAGCGCCCTCGCCGCCTTCGTGGCGGGGGTGGACACGGTGAAGGGCATGATGGACGACGCCACCCTGTCCGCCTACCTGAACACGGTGATGTTTGGGGAGATCGTCCCCTTCGTGCCCCTGCCCGACGCCGAGCGCCAGGATTACGCCCGCACCATCATGGAGCGCTTCGGCAACCCCTACATCCGGCACGAGCTGATCGCCATTTCGCTGAACTCGGTGTCGAAGTGGCAGGTGCGCGTCCTGCCCAGCCTGAAGGACTACGCCGCCGCCCATGGCGAGGCGCCGGACGGCCTGTCCTTCTCGCTGGCCGCCCTGCTGCGCTTCTACAAGGGCACGCGGACGGCGGACGGTGCCTGCACCGGCAACCGCGACGCCGGCCCCTACCCGATCCGCGACGACGCGGCGGTGCTGACGGCGCTGTCCGGCGCCTGGGCGGCGCATGGCGGCGTCCCGGCGGCGCTGGTGGACGCGGTGCTGTCCAACGCCGCGCTGTGGGGCGAGGACCTGACCCGCATCCCCGGTCTGGCGCACCGCACCGCCGCCCATCTGGCGGTGATCGAGGAGCGCGGCATGCGCGGCGCTTTGGAAGCGTTGGTGAGCTGA
- a CDS encoding aldose epimerase family protein: MTPYADLRREDFRATIDGTPTDLFTLRNRRGMAVRITNYGCKIVQILAPDRDGALGDVVQGYETLEQTMAGQPSMGSFIGRYCGRIGGGRFTLDGVEHRTAVNAPPNTLHGGQRGSRFRTFNARQLDETSLELTYVFEDGEEGFPGTLPVRLVYALDEDNALTIAWTAVAADKATVANFTDHSFFNLSGDAGSSILDHVATVNGSRYLALDATAVPTGELVDVTGTPLDFRSPAAFGARIGADHPMLALGKGYDLHYAVDKPEGALGLHARVVHPGSGRVLEVLSTEPGVQVYTGNFLDGQTPRDLGKGGTLYTRHSAFCLEPSHFPNAVNIPSFPSTALAPGQWYTGRIVYRFGVA; this comes from the coding sequence ATGACGCCTTATGCCGACCTCCGGCGCGAGGATTTCCGCGCCACCATCGACGGCACGCCGACCGACCTGTTCACCCTGCGGAACCGCCGGGGCATGGCCGTCCGCATCACCAATTATGGCTGCAAGATCGTCCAGATCCTGGCGCCCGACCGCGACGGCGCCCTCGGCGACGTGGTGCAGGGCTACGAGACGCTGGAGCAGACGATGGCCGGCCAGCCCTCCATGGGCTCCTTCATCGGGCGCTATTGCGGGCGCATCGGCGGCGGACGCTTCACGCTGGACGGGGTGGAGCACCGCACCGCCGTCAACGCGCCGCCCAACACGCTGCACGGCGGCCAGCGCGGCTCGCGCTTCCGCACCTTCAACGCGCGTCAATTGGACGAAACGAGCCTGGAACTGACCTATGTCTTCGAGGATGGGGAGGAGGGCTTCCCCGGCACCCTGCCCGTCCGGCTGGTCTATGCGCTGGACGAGGACAACGCCCTGACCATCGCCTGGACCGCCGTCGCGGCGGACAAGGCAACCGTGGCGAACTTCACCGACCACAGCTTCTTCAACCTGTCGGGCGACGCCGGGTCGTCCATCCTCGACCATGTGGCGACGGTCAACGGCAGCCGCTATCTGGCGCTCGACGCCACCGCCGTCCCCACCGGGGAGCTTGTGGACGTGACCGGCACGCCCCTCGACTTCCGCAGCCCCGCCGCCTTCGGCGCGCGGATCGGCGCCGACCACCCGATGCTGGCACTCGGCAAGGGCTACGACCTGCACTACGCGGTGGACAAGCCGGAGGGCGCGCTGGGGCTGCACGCCCGCGTCGTCCATCCGGGCAGCGGGCGGGTGCTGGAGGTCCTCTCAACGGAACCGGGCGTGCAGGTCTACACCGGCAATTTCCTCGACGGCCAGACGCCGCGCGACCTCGGCAAAGGCGGCACGCTCTACACCCGGCACAGCGCCTTCTGCCTGGAGCCGTCGCACTTCCCCAACGCCGTCAACATCCCGTCCTTCCCCTCCACCGCTCTGGCCCCCGGCCAGTGGTACACGGGCCGCATCGTCTACCGCTTCGGCGTCGCCTGA
- a CDS encoding GNAT family N-acetyltransferase, giving the protein MTASALPAFDILPFDPHSAPPELWAERHVFRRARHAQSGADDLPPSDAWFEAIERQPSAFGRNVHWVARAEGRIVGIVYAFLPNPDQPDIRAALPHLHADGFVLKEWRRRGIGRRLLAEIHGLMTAHGKNLLTLVTEEADGHGFLRAIGADERLRSVDSRLALDSVDWAMVEDWHAAMPLAVPGLTETIHAGEVPDAEFEAILPLHNALLPDLPRDRLDQPLIPVTMAMAMEWKRNVQFQQVEHHMIVLRDADGSVIGFSDVFWHPEMTDRVHQIVTGVRRDRRGLGVGKGLKAALLRHVRSARPSVRLMITRNAATNGPMLAINRRLGYAEHKILRTHQIDVAALGAALAR; this is encoded by the coding sequence ATGACCGCTTCCGCTCTGCCCGCGTTCGATATTCTTCCCTTCGACCCGCACAGCGCTCCGCCGGAGCTGTGGGCGGAGCGGCATGTTTTCCGCCGGGCGCGGCACGCGCAGTCCGGCGCGGACGATCTCCCGCCCTCCGACGCCTGGTTCGAAGCGATCGAACGGCAGCCGAGCGCCTTCGGACGCAATGTCCACTGGGTCGCTCGGGCGGAGGGGCGAATCGTCGGCATCGTCTACGCCTTCCTGCCCAACCCCGACCAGCCGGACATCCGGGCGGCGCTGCCCCACCTGCACGCCGACGGCTTCGTGCTGAAGGAGTGGCGGCGCCGGGGGATCGGCCGCCGACTGCTGGCGGAAATCCACGGCCTGATGACCGCGCACGGGAAGAACCTGCTGACCCTGGTCACCGAAGAGGCGGACGGCCACGGCTTCCTCCGCGCCATCGGGGCCGACGAACGGCTGCGATCGGTGGACAGCCGGCTGGCGCTGGACAGCGTCGATTGGGCGATGGTGGAGGATTGGCACGCGGCAATGCCCCTTGCGGTCCCCGGCTTGACGGAAACCATCCACGCCGGCGAGGTCCCGGACGCGGAATTCGAAGCGATCCTGCCGCTGCACAACGCCCTGCTGCCCGATCTGCCGCGCGACCGGCTGGACCAGCCGCTGATCCCAGTGACGATGGCGATGGCCATGGAATGGAAGCGCAACGTCCAGTTCCAGCAGGTGGAGCACCACATGATCGTGCTGCGCGATGCCGACGGGTCGGTGATCGGCTTCAGCGACGTTTTCTGGCACCCGGAGATGACCGACCGGGTCCATCAGATCGTCACCGGCGTGCGCCGTGACCGGCGCGGGCTGGGGGTGGGCAAGGGGCTGAAGGCCGCCTTGCTGCGGCATGTCCGTTCCGCCCGGCCCTCCGTCCGGCTGATGATCACCCGCAACGCGGCGACGAACGGGCCGATGCTGGCGATCAACCGCCGCCTCGGCTACGCGGAGCACAAGATTCTCCGAACCCACCAGATCGACGTCGCGGCGCTGGGCGCAGCCCTGGCCCGCTGA
- a CDS encoding MetQ/NlpA family ABC transporter substrate-binding protein, which yields MFRTRVLGAAFGLVAGIATLATAVGASAEALKIGVTPGPHGQILEKVKPLAAKEGLDLTVLEFSDYVIPNQALAQGDLNANSFQHQPYLDNQVKDRGYELVSVAKTVIFPMGVYSKKVKSLDELPDGAKISIPNDPTNGGRALLLLQAKGLIKVKESAGLKASPLDISDNPKKLQILELDAAQLPRSLDDVTVAVINTNFAMESGLDPNKDAIAREASESPYANVIAVRKADQDKPWVATLVKVYQSDEVKQFILDRFKGAVVPAW from the coding sequence ATGTTCCGTACCCGTGTGCTCGGCGCGGCCTTTGGTCTGGTGGCCGGCATCGCGACCCTGGCGACCGCCGTCGGCGCGTCGGCCGAAGCCCTGAAGATCGGCGTCACCCCCGGCCCGCACGGCCAGATCCTTGAAAAGGTGAAGCCGCTGGCCGCCAAGGAGGGCCTCGACCTGACGGTGCTGGAGTTCTCCGACTACGTCATCCCGAACCAGGCGCTGGCCCAGGGCGACCTGAACGCCAACTCCTTCCAGCACCAGCCCTACCTGGACAACCAGGTGAAGGACCGTGGCTATGAGCTGGTCAGCGTCGCCAAGACGGTGATCTTCCCGATGGGCGTCTACTCGAAGAAGGTGAAGAGCCTGGACGAGCTGCCCGACGGCGCCAAGATCTCCATCCCCAACGACCCGACCAACGGCGGCCGCGCCCTGCTGCTGCTCCAGGCCAAGGGGCTGATCAAGGTGAAGGAGAGCGCCGGCCTGAAGGCGTCGCCGCTCGACATCTCCGACAACCCGAAGAAGCTGCAGATCCTGGAGCTGGACGCCGCCCAGCTTCCGCGCTCGCTGGACGATGTGACCGTGGCGGTCATCAACACCAACTTCGCCATGGAGTCCGGCCTGGACCCGAACAAGGACGCCATCGCCCGCGAGGCCAGCGAGAGCCCCTACGCCAACGTCATCGCCGTCCGCAAGGCCGACCAGGACAAGCCGTGGGTCGCCACGCTGGTGAAGGTGTACCAGAGCGACGAGGTGAAGCAGTTCATCCTCGACCGCTTCAAGGGCGCGGTGGTCCCGGCTTGGTAA
- a CDS encoding methionine ABC transporter permease, with protein MLSPEIYALLFKALLDTLYMVAVSGLLGTALGLPLGVLLAVTGRGELLQNLTFNRIAGVLVNMTRSTPFIILVVAIIPFTRMIAGTSIGTAAAIVPLTVAAVPFIARIVEGAVREVDRGLIEAAQSMGATPFQIIRKVLLPEAMPAIALGLTLSVVSLIGYSAMVGAVGGGGLGDLGIRYGYQRFLPEVMLAVVIVLIVLVQIVQSTGDWIARRVNKRNLKS; from the coding sequence ATGCTGTCCCCGGAAATCTACGCGCTGCTGTTTAAGGCGCTTCTCGACACGCTCTACATGGTGGCGGTGTCGGGCCTCCTGGGCACGGCGCTGGGCCTTCCGCTGGGCGTGCTCCTGGCCGTCACCGGCCGGGGGGAGCTGCTGCAGAACCTCACCTTCAACCGGATCGCCGGCGTGCTGGTGAACATGACGCGCTCCACCCCCTTCATCATCCTGGTGGTAGCGATCATCCCCTTCACCCGGATGATCGCCGGCACCTCCATCGGCACCGCCGCGGCCATCGTGCCGCTGACGGTCGCCGCCGTGCCCTTCATTGCCCGCATCGTCGAGGGCGCCGTGCGCGAGGTCGACCGCGGCCTGATCGAGGCGGCGCAGTCCATGGGCGCCACGCCCTTCCAGATCATCCGCAAGGTCCTGCTGCCGGAGGCGATGCCCGCCATCGCGCTGGGCCTGACGCTGTCGGTGGTCAGCCTGATCGGCTATTCGGCCATGGTGGGTGCTGTCGGCGGCGGCGGCCTGGGCGACCTCGGCATCCGCTACGGCTACCAGCGCTTCCTGCCGGAGGTCATGCTGGCGGTGGTGATCGTGCTGATCGTGCTGGTGCAGATCGTTCAATCGACGGGCGACTGGATCGCCCGCCGCGTCAACAAACGCAACCTGAAGTCCTGA